Genomic window (Paraburkholderia phenazinium):
GCGTCGATCTGCCGCAGATACGCCCGTTCTTCCAGCAAAGCCTGCCGCGCCTCTTGGGGCGTGGTCGGGATGAAACGAATCGCGCCGTTCAGGCGCACCTGGGCGAGCTTCCACAGATCGGCCTGGATCACCGCGCCGATCTTCGGATAGCCGCCGGTGGTCTGCGCGTCGCTGAGCAGCACGATCGGCTGGCCGTTCGGCGGCACCTGGATCGTGCCCGGCAGCACCGCGTGCGACAGCAGGTCGGTCTTGTGCGTACGCTTGAGCTCGGTGCCGGCGAGCCGGTAGCCCATGCGGTTGCTGTTCGGTGTGACGAGCCATTCGTTCGACCAGAACGCCTCTTGAGCGTCGGCCGGGAAGTGGTCGTATTCGGACCCTTGCAGCACGCGGATAGGCGCGGCCCAGGCCACGCCGGACGGGTGCCGGCCGCGGCGCAGCGGCTCGTGGACGAGCACGAACTTGCACCAGGCGGGCGCCTTCACGCCGAATTCGGGCGCTTGTGGACTAAAGCCGCGACCCGCGTGCGGCGCCGGCGCGCCGACCGGCAGACGGTCGCCGTCGCGCAGCGCCCGGCCGCCGAGGCCGCCGAACTGGCCGGCGAGGTCGGTGCTGCGCGAGCCGAGCATCGGCAACACGTCAATGCCGCCGGCCACGCAGACGTAGCCGCGCATGCCGCGCTTCGCCGCTTGCAGCGTCAGTTCCTGGCCGGCCTGGACCGGCAGGCTCCACCATGAATAGACTGGCTTGCCGTCGAGCGTGGCGCCGAATTCGGTGCCGGTGATGGCGATCCGGGTAGCGCGCGGAAAGCGTAGCACGGTGGGCCCAAAGGTGATCTCGAGGCAGGCAGCGTCCGGCCGGTTGCCGACGAGGCGGTTGCCCACCTCCAGCGAGAGCCGGTCGAGCGCCCCGCCCATTGCCACGCCGAGGTGCCGGTAG
Coding sequences:
- a CDS encoding biotin-dependent carboxyltransferase family protein; amino-acid sequence: MIDVIRAGLLTTVQDLGRHGYRHLGVAMGGALDRLSLEVGNRLVGNRPDAACLEITFGPTVLRFPRATRIAITGTEFGATLDGKPVYSWWSLPVQAGQELTLQAAKRGMRGYVCVAGGIDVLPMLGSRSTDLAGQFGGLGGRALRDGDRLPVGAPAPHAGRGFSPQAPEFGVKAPAWCKFVLVHEPLRRGRHPSGVAWAAPIRVLQGSEYDHFPADAQEAFWSNEWLVTPNSNRMGYRLAGTELKRTHKTDLLSHAVLPGTIQVPPNGQPIVLLSDAQTTGGYPKIGAVIQADLWKLAQVRLNGAIRFIPTTPQEARQALLEERAYLRQIDAAITMHEERCARQPALAAL